A genomic window from Sulfurospirillum multivorans DSM 12446 includes:
- a CDS encoding EamA family transporter produces the protein MAHLYIFGTIFFTVYGQLVIKWRIPFHGHLPDASAEKLIFLLKLFLDPFILSGFISAFVASLCWMAAMTKFELSYAYPFMGMTFVVVFVSSVFLFSESVTLYKILGLALIVLGIVISSRG, from the coding sequence ATGGCGCATTTATACATTTTTGGAACGATCTTTTTTACGGTCTACGGACAGCTCGTCATCAAATGGCGCATCCCTTTTCATGGGCATTTACCCGATGCGTCTGCTGAAAAATTGATTTTTTTGCTCAAACTTTTTTTAGACCCGTTTATTTTAAGTGGCTTTATCTCCGCGTTTGTCGCTTCTCTTTGTTGGATGGCGGCGATGACCAAGTTTGAACTGAGCTACGCCTATCCGTTTATGGGAATGACGTTTGTGGTGGTGTTCGTCTCTTCGGTCTTTTTATTTAGTGAGAGTGTGACGCTTTATAAAATTTTGGGTCTTGCTTTGATTGTGTTGGGTATTGTCATTTCAAGTCGAGGATAA
- the rffA gene encoding dTDP-4-amino-4,6-dideoxygalactose transaminase yields MIHFNKPPRTGNEDKYVLEAMNSLKISGDGAFGKRSQEWFEKRYGCPKTLLTPSCTHALEMAALLLDIKEGDEVIMPSYTFVSTADAFALRGAKIVFVDVRAETMNMDERLIEAAITPKTRAIVPVHYAGVGCDMDVIMDIANRHNLFVVEDAAQGFEATYKGKPLGTIGHLGAFSFHETKNVTSGGEGGLLLINDERFSQRAEIIREKGTNRSQFFRGMVDKYGWMDIGSSYLPSELQAAYLWGNLEEVDAIQNHRLNAWKMYYTQLEGLAKKGLIELPFIPEGCVHNAHMFYFKVKDLETRTALLEQFKAQNIGAVFHYIPLHSAPAGLKYGRMFGEDVYTTKESERLVRLPLYYGITHEEIDAVCDILMKWSAC; encoded by the coding sequence ATGATTCATTTTAATAAACCTCCACGAACAGGAAACGAAGATAAATATGTATTAGAGGCGATGAATAGCCTTAAAATTTCGGGCGATGGTGCCTTTGGTAAACGCTCCCAAGAGTGGTTTGAAAAACGCTATGGTTGTCCTAAAACGTTGCTCACACCTTCGTGCACGCACGCACTTGAGATGGCAGCACTTCTATTGGACATCAAAGAGGGCGATGAAGTCATCATGCCTAGTTACACGTTTGTGAGTACTGCCGATGCTTTTGCACTGCGTGGGGCAAAAATCGTCTTTGTGGATGTGCGAGCTGAGACCATGAATATGGATGAACGTTTGATTGAAGCGGCAATTACGCCTAAAACGAGAGCCATTGTGCCTGTGCATTACGCAGGTGTGGGATGCGATATGGATGTTATTATGGACATCGCGAACCGTCATAATCTTTTTGTCGTTGAAGATGCAGCGCAAGGTTTTGAAGCAACCTACAAAGGCAAACCGCTTGGAACGATTGGGCACTTGGGTGCGTTTAGTTTTCATGAAACAAAAAATGTGACCAGTGGCGGAGAGGGTGGATTGTTACTTATTAACGATGAGCGTTTTTCACAACGTGCCGAGATCATTCGCGAAAAAGGAACGAACCGTAGCCAATTTTTTAGAGGCATGGTCGATAAATACGGTTGGATGGACATCGGAAGCAGTTACCTGCCCAGCGAACTTCAAGCAGCGTATCTTTGGGGTAATTTAGAAGAGGTGGATGCGATTCAAAATCACCGTTTGAATGCGTGGAAAATGTACTATACACAACTTGAAGGTTTGGCTAAAAAAGGGTTGATTGAACTTCCTTTTATTCCTGAGGGATGTGTGCATAACGCGCACATGTTCTACTTTAAAGTGAAAGATTTAGAGACGAGAACGGCTCTGTTAGAGCAGTTTAAAGCGCAAAATATCGGTGCAGTGTTTCACTACATTCCCCTTCACAGCGCTCCTGCAGGGCTTAAATACGGTCGTATGTTTGGCGAAGATGTGTACACGACCAAAGAGAGTGAACGACTGGTTCGTTTGCCACTGTATTATGGCATTACCCATGAAGAGATTGACGCGGTTTGTGACATTTTGATGAAATGGAGTGCATGTTAA
- a CDS encoding WbqC family protein, whose protein sequence is MKKIAILQSNYIPWKGYFDIIGSVDEFVLYDDMQYTKNDWRNRNKIKTQNGLQWLSIPVRQESLHQKINETKITDPKWNVNHWRSIAQSYAKAPHFKAYKEPFEALYMSATMETISEINRHFIDAICAMLGIKTIIRDSREFVLADGKSERLLALNHDLGATTYLSGPAAKDYLDESIFVKTGIKVEWMDYSGYAEYHQLFPPFEHGVSVIDLIFNEGENAKNFLKSTKQ, encoded by the coding sequence ATGAAAAAAATAGCAATTTTACAATCCAATTATATCCCGTGGAAGGGATATTTTGACATTATTGGCAGTGTGGACGAGTTTGTTTTGTACGATGATATGCAGTACACCAAAAATGACTGGCGCAATCGCAACAAGATTAAGACGCAAAACGGACTTCAATGGCTCAGCATTCCCGTACGCCAAGAGAGTTTGCATCAAAAAATCAATGAAACGAAAATTACCGATCCCAAATGGAACGTGAACCATTGGCGAAGCATCGCGCAAAGTTATGCCAAAGCACCTCATTTCAAGGCGTATAAAGAGCCGTTTGAAGCGCTGTACATGAGTGCAACGATGGAAACCATCAGTGAGATCAATCGCCATTTTATCGATGCGATCTGTGCGATGCTTGGGATTAAAACAATCATTCGTGATTCCAGGGAATTTGTCTTAGCCGATGGTAAAAGTGAACGCCTTTTAGCGCTCAATCACGATTTGGGTGCCACGACGTATCTTAGTGGGCCTGCGGCAAAGGATTATCTGGATGAATCCATCTTTGTAAAAACAGGTATCAAGGTTGAATGGATGGATTACAGTGGGTATGCTGAATACCATCAGCTGTTTCCACCGTTTGAGCATGGTGTGAGTGTGATCGATCTCATTTTCAACGAAGGCGAAAACGCCAAAAACTTTTTAAAGAGCACAAAACAATGA
- a CDS encoding glycosyltransferase family 2 protein gives MESVKISVISPIYGCKECLFELYDRLVKTLSQITENFEIILVNDACPQASWERIAMLCAKDPRVKGINLSRNFGQHYAITAGLDHAKGEWVVVMDCDLQDRPEEIIKLYNKALDGYDIVFGRRAQRQDSFIKRFGSMAFNRVLEYFTETKHDNSIANFGIYAHKVVETINRYREHSRDFLLFAQMVGFKKVEIDIEHAPRVHGESSYNFSKLFRLAIDSIISHSNKPLRLSIQLGFFIALASLVYASWLVIRYFFYHTPAEGWTSLMVSMFFMFGLLFAIIGITGLYIGKIFDEVKRRPLYLIQETLNL, from the coding sequence GTGGAGTCTGTCAAGATAAGTGTTATCTCTCCTATTTATGGCTGTAAAGAGTGTCTGTTTGAACTCTATGATCGTTTAGTAAAGACACTGAGCCAAATTACTGAAAACTTCGAGATCATTTTGGTCAATGATGCCTGTCCGCAAGCTTCGTGGGAGCGCATTGCGATGTTATGCGCTAAAGATCCTCGTGTCAAAGGCATTAATCTCTCCCGAAATTTTGGGCAACACTACGCCATTACGGCGGGACTTGATCATGCAAAAGGTGAGTGGGTGGTGGTGATGGATTGCGATTTGCAGGACAGACCCGAAGAGATCATCAAGCTGTACAACAAAGCACTGGATGGCTACGATATTGTTTTTGGAAGACGGGCGCAGAGGCAAGATAGTTTTATCAAACGGTTTGGCTCGATGGCATTTAACCGCGTTTTAGAGTATTTCACCGAAACCAAACACGATAATAGCATCGCCAATTTTGGTATTTATGCGCACAAAGTGGTTGAGACGATTAACCGTTACCGTGAGCACAGCCGCGATTTTTTACTTTTTGCTCAAATGGTCGGATTTAAAAAAGTTGAAATTGACATCGAACATGCTCCACGGGTGCATGGCGAATCTTCTTATAATTTCTCAAAACTGTTTCGTTTGGCGATAGATTCGATTATTTCCCACTCCAATAAACCGCTCAGGCTTTCGATTCAACTGGGCTTTTTCATCGCCTTAGCGAGCCTTGTGTATGCGAGCTGGCTGGTGATTCGTTACTTCTTCTACCACACACCCGCTGAGGGTTGGACGAGTTTGATGGTGTCGATGTTTTTTATGTTTGGACTTTTGTTTGCCATCATTGGCATTACAGGGTTGTACATCGGCAAGATTTTTGATGAGGTCAAACGACGACCGCTTTATCTGATTCAAGAGACACTTAATTTATGA